A single genomic interval of Physeter macrocephalus isolate SW-GA chromosome 5, ASM283717v5, whole genome shotgun sequence harbors:
- the EN2 gene encoding homeobox protein engrailed-2, whose translation MEENDPKPSEAAAAADGQRQPESSPSGGAGGGGSSPGDADTGRRRALMLPAVLQAPGNHQHPHRITNFFIDNILRPEFGRRKDAGTCCAGSARGRGGGGGGEGGAGGAEGGGGAGGAEQLLGSGREPRQNAPAAPGAGGPLPGGGGGDSPGDGEGGSKALSLHSGAKKGGDPGGPLDGALKARGLGGGDLSVSSDSDSSQTSASLGAQPMLWPAWVYCTRYSDRPSSGPRSRKPKKKNPNKEDKRPRTAFTAEQLQRLKAEFQTNRYLTEQRRQSLAQELSLNESQIKIWFQNKRAKIKKATGNKNTLAVHLMAQGLYNHSTTAKEGKSDSE comes from the exons ATGGAGGAGAATGACCCCAAGCCCagcgaggcggcggcggcggcggacgGGCAGCGGCAGCCGGAATCCAGCCCCagcggcggcgcgggcggcggcggcagcagcccgGGCGACGCGGACACTGGCCGCCGGCGGGCTCTGATGCTGCCCGCGGTCCTTCAGGCGCCGGGCAACCACCAGCACCCACACCGCATTACCAACTTCTTCATCGACAACATCCTGCGGCCCGAGTTCGGCCGGAGAAAGGACGCGGGGACGTGTTGTGCCGGCTCCGCAAGAGGCAGaggcggcggaggcggcggcgaAGGCGGCGCGGGCGGCGCGGAGGgaggcggcggcgcgggcggcgcGGAGCAGCTCCTGGGGTCGGGCCGGGAGCCCCGGCAGAACGCGCCGGCTGCGCCGGGTGCGGGCGGGCCGCTGcccggcggtggcggcggcgacTCTCCGGGCGACGGCGAAGGCGGCTCCAAGGCGCTCTCGCTGCACAGCGGCGCCAAGAAAGGCGGAGACCCCGGGGGCCCCCTGGACGGGGCGCTCAAGGCCCGCGGCTTGGGCGGCGGCGACCTGTCTGTGAGCTCAGACTCGGACAGTTCGCAGACCAGCGCCAGCCTGGGTGCGCAGCCCATGCTCTGGCCGGCTTGGGTCTACTGCACGCGCTACTCGGACCGACCTTCTTCAG GTCCCAGGTCTCGCAAACCAAAGAAGAAGAATCCCAACAAAGAGGACAAGCGGCCCCGCACGGCCTTCACGGCGGAGCAGCTGCAGAGGCTCAAGGCCGAGTTCCAGACCAACAGGTACCTGACGGAGCAGCGGCGCCAGAGCCTGGCCCAGGAGCTCAGCCTCAACGAGTCACAGATCAAGATTTGGTTCCAGAACAAGCGCGCCAAGATCAAGAAGGCCACGGGCAACAAGAACACGCTGGCCGTGCACCTCATGGCGCAGGGCCTATACAACCACTCCACCACCGCCAAGGAGGGAAAGTCGGACAGTGAGTAG